The following is a genomic window from Terriglobia bacterium.
AACCAGTTCCTGGGAGACGCGTTTTACACCGTGGCGATATTCGGCGGCTATGCTGCCCTGAGCCAGGTTTCCCTGAGCAAGGTTTGGCAGCCGGTGCGGAATGCAGCCTGAAAAGCGCATTGTTTCTCTGCTGGCCAGCGCCACGGAAATCGTCTGTGCCCTGGGCGCCGGCAAAATGCTGGTAGGGCGCTCCCATGAGTGCGATAACCCGGACTGGGTGCGGCAACTCCCATCCTGTACTGAACCTGCTTTTGATGTGTCCACCTCAAGTATGGAAATCGATGCGGAAGTTCGACGGCGAATCCGCGCGGGCGAACCGCTGTATCACGTTGACGGTGACTTGATCCGCGATATGCGCCCTGATTTGCTGATCACACAAGCGCATTGTGAAGTGTGCGCCGTAACTCCCGGCGACATAGAACGAAGCAGCGCCTGTACACTCACGGCGCGGCAAATTGCGCTGTCCGCTTCAACTTTGGATGACATATTCAAAAGCATCCGGGAGATATCACAAGCGCTGGGCCTGCAGGAGCAGGGTGAGGAGCTTGTCCGTCGTGAACAACAACGCCTGGATGTGGTACGGGAAAAAGCTGCGCGTTTCCGCAGGCCAACCGTGGTGATGTTGGAATGGACAGACCCATTATTCGCCATGGGAAACTGGGGTCCGGAGCTGGTGGAAATCGCAAACGGGGAGCTGCTGCTGGGAAAAAAAGGCGAGTACTCTGCCGCCATTCCTGCTGAGCAGCTTCGCGATGCTGATCCGGAGTACTTGATTGTCGCGCCCTGCGGATTCAACCTGGAGCGGAGCCTGCAGGAACAAGCTG
Proteins encoded in this region:
- a CDS encoding ABC transporter substrate-binding protein translates to MQPEKRIVSLLASATEIVCALGAGKMLVGRSHECDNPDWVRQLPSCTEPAFDVSTSSMEIDAEVRRRIRAGEPLYHVDGDLIRDMRPDLLITQAHCEVCAVTPGDIERSSACTLTARQIALSASTLDDIFKSIREISQALGLQEQGEELVRREQQRLDVVREKAARFRRPTVVMLEWTDPLFAMGNWGPELVEIANGELLLGKKGEYSAAIPAEQLRDADPEYLIVAPCGFNLERSLQEQAVLERYPWWPELQAVRKGNLVFADGNLFFNRSGMTISQTAEIIAEILHGISFGGTSNTHWRRLETARA